A window from Drosophila nasuta strain 15112-1781.00 chromosome 3, ASM2355853v1, whole genome shotgun sequence encodes these proteins:
- the LOC132794404 gene encoding ribosome biogenesis protein BOP1 homolog, which yields MTKKQATKRKVKDAKPTKEQESVSEQSEQEEDEDLLQAVKDPGEDSTDDEGIDQEYQSDSSEDLEFESDEEGNYLGVKENNAEESEEDGEEEDEEGDSSEEESEGNAETAKSEEKPSGSKAVQESKKLIGEITPRDPSKPEYADSDTSDEEDIRNTVGNIPMHWYDEYKHIGYDWDAKKIVKPPKGDQIDDFLRKIEDPNFWRTVKDPQTGQEVLLTDEDIALIKRVNSARIPNPEHNEYEPWIEWFTSEVERMPIKNVPDHKRSFLPSVSEKKKVSRMVHALKMGWMKTTEEVERAKQQKRGPKFYMLWETDTGREHMRRIHDPVSAPKRDLPGHAESYNPPPEYLFDEKETKQWLKLKDEPHKRKLHFMPQKFKSLREVPAYSRYLRERFLRCLDLYLCPRAKRVKLNIDAEYLIPKLPSPRDLQPFPTVESLVYRGHTDLVRSVSVEPKGEYIVSGSDDKTVKIWEIATGRCIRTIETDDVVRCVAWCPNAKLSIIAVATGSRLLLVNPKVGDKLIIKKTDDLLAEAPSQDVIENERIKTAVQWSTAEAAEQEKGVRVVITHFKPIRQVTWHGRGDYLATVMPEGANRSALIHQLSKRRSQIPFSKSKGLIQCVLFHPVKPCFFVATQHNIRIYDLVKQELIKKLLTNSKWISGMSIHPKGDNLLVSTYDKKMLWFDLDLSTKPYQTMRLHRNAVRSVAFHLRYPLFASGSDDQAVIVSHGMVYNDLLQNPLIVPLKKLQTHEKRDEFGVLDVNWHPVQPWIFSTGADCTIRLYT from the exons ATGACTAAAAAACAAGCAACTAAACGTAAGGTAAAGGATGCTAAGCCCACAAAGGAGCAGGAATCAGTATCCGAACAGTCAGAGCAAGAAGAGGACGAA GACTTGTTGCAAGCAGTCAAAGATCCGGGTGAGGATTCAACTGACGACGAGGGCATAGACCAGGAATACCAGTCAGACAGCAGCGAAGATCTTGAATTTGAAAGCGACGAAGAAGGAAATTACTTGGGGGTCAAAGAAAACAACGCGGAAGAGTCTGAAGAAGACGGTGAGGAAGAAGATGAAGAGGGCGACAGTAGCGAGGAGGAAAGTGAAGGCAATGCTGAGACTGCCAAAAGCGAGGAGAAGCCAAGTGGCAGCAAAGCGGTGCAGGAATCCAAAAAATTAATTGGTGAAATAACTCCACGTGATCCCTCAAAGCCCGAGTACGCAGATTCTGACACTTCCGATGAGGAGGACATACGGAACACGGTTGGCAACATACCTATGCATTGGTATGACGAATACAAACACATTGGCTATGACTGGGATGCCAAGAAGATTGTTAAACCGCCCAAGGGTGATCAAATCGATGATTTCTTGCGAAAGATCGAGGATCCGAACTTCTGGCGCACCGTCAAGGATCCACAAACCGGCCAGGAAGTGTTGCTCACCGACGAAGATATTGCGCTAATTAAACGTGTCAATTCTGCGCGCATTCCCAACCCAGAGCACAATGAATACGAACCCTGGATCGAATGGTTCACCTCGGAGGTTGAGCGTATGCCCATAAAGAATGTGCCCGATCACAAGCGCTCCTTCCTGCCCTCCGTGTCGGAGAAGAAGAAGGTGTCACGCATGGTGCATGCCCTGAAGATGGGCTGGATGAAGACCACTGAAGAAGTCGAACGCGCCAAGCAACAGAAACGCGGTCCCAAATTCTATATGTTGTGGGAGACGGACACAGGTCGTGAGCATATGCGTCGTATTCATGACCCCGTTTCAGCGCCCAAGCGTGATCTCCCCGGACACGCTGAATCCTACAATCCACCGCCGGAGTATCTGTTTGATGAGAAAGAGACGAAACAGTGGCTCAAACTCAAGGATGAGCCACACAAGCGCAAGCTGCACTTTATGCCACAGAAGTTCAAGTCACTGCGTGAAGTGCCCGCCTATTCACGTTATCTACGTGAGCGTTTCCTGCGCTGCCTCGATCTTTACTTGTGTCCGCGTGCCAAGCGCGTTAAGCTGAACATTGATGCCGAATACCTGATACCCAAACTGCCTTCACCACGCGATCTACAGCCATTCCCCACCGTGGAGAGTCTGGTGTACCGTGGACACACAGATCTGGTGCGTTCCGTTAGCGTGGAGCCCAAGGGCGAGTATATTGTCTCTGGCTCAGATGACAAGACCGTTAAAA TTTGGGAAATTGCTACAGGACGTTGCATACGCACCATTGAAACTGATGATGTGGTGCGTTGTGTGGCCTGGTGTCCGAATGCCAAATTATCCATCATTGCGGTAGCCACCGGCAGCCGTTTGTTGCTCGTCAATCCCAAGGTGGGAGACAAGTTGATTATCAAGAAAACCGACGATTTGCTAGCTGAAGCGCCTAGCCAGGATGTCATCGAGAATGAACGCATCAAGACAGCCGTGCAATGGTCCACAGCCGAGGCTGCGGAACAGGAGAAGGGCGTGCGTGTGGTCATCACGCACTTTAAGCCCATACGTCAGGTTACATGGCATGGACGTGGCGATTATCTGGCAACCGTGATGCCCGAGGGCGCTAATCGTTCGGCCTTGATTCATCAGCTGTCCAAGCGTCGCTCGCAAATACCATTCTCGAAGAGCAAGGGACTCATTCAATGTGTGCTCTTCCATCCCGTCAAACCTTGCTTCTTTGTGGCA ACTCAACACAATATACGCATCTATGATCTGGTCAAACAGGAGCTGATTAAGAAACTGCTGACCAACTCCAAGTGGATATCAGGCATGTCTATACATCCCAAGGGCGACAATTTGCTTGTCTCCACCTACGACAAGAAAATGCTCTGGTTCGATCTGGATCTGTCCACCAAACCCTATCAAACAATGCGACTGCATCGCAACGCTGTGCGCAGCGTTGCTTTCCACTTGCGTTATCCGCTGTTTGCCTCTGGAAGCGATGATCAGGCGGTCATTGTCTCACATGGCATGGTTTATAA tgaTTTGCTGCAGAATCCTTTAATTGTGCCGCTCAAAAAATTGCAGACGCACGAGAAGCGCGACGAGTTTGGTGTGCTCGACGTAAATTGGCATCCCGTGCAGCCTTGGATATTCTCCACAGGCGCCGATTGCACCATCAGGCTGTACACATAA
- the LOC132794406 gene encoding regulator of G-protein signaling 17 isoform X1 yields MKMKAVLGCLRLAIKNADENAPTKRDLVSAEFLDGDQPTLEEIRSWGKSFDKLMKNSTGRKVFRDFLRSEFSEENILFWLACEDLKKENSAEVVEEKARLIYEDYISILSPREVSLDSRVREIVNRNMIEPTTHTFDEAQIQIYTLMHRDSYPRFLNSQKFKTLAQMQDNSNAGSKADSPT; encoded by the exons atgaaaatgaaagctGTCCTTGGCTGTTTGCG TCTTGCCATAAAGAACGCTGATGAAAATGCGCCCACCAAACGTGATCTCGTTAGCGCCGAATTCCTAGATGGCGATCA ACCCACATTAGAAGAAATACGTAGTTGGGGCAAAAGCTTTGACAAGCTAATGAAGAATTCAA ctggTCGCAAAGTATTTCGCGATTTTCTGCGTAGCGAATTCAGCGAGGAGAACATATTGTTTTGGCTTGCCTGCGAGGATCTGAAGAAGGAGAACAGTGCCGAAGTCGTGGAGGAGAAGGCGCGACTGATATACGAGGATTATATATCGATACTGTCGCCACGCGAAGTGTCGCTGGACTCACGAGTGCGCGAAATTGTTAATCGCAACATGATCGAGCCGACGACTCACACCTTCGACGAAGCTCAAATTCAGATCTACACGCTGATGCACAGAGACTCATATCCCAG ATTCCTAAACTCGCAAAAGTTCAAGACACTCGCTCAAATGCAAGACAATTCGAATGCCGGCTCCAAAGCGGATAGCCCCACTTAG
- the LOC132794406 gene encoding regulator of G-protein signaling 17 isoform X3, with protein MSCTVSELPSGCRLRGMTANSSSNNGNGNGDSAGSVSALSSTAGGGGGGGGVVGVSGTGSGNTTLPVSGSATSNVLQESNAPLQRPQSQKPCCFCWCCCCSCSWAKCLAIKNADENAPTKRDLVSAEFLDGDQPTLEEIRSWGKSFDKLMKNSTGRKVFRDFLRSEFSEENILFWLACEDLKKENSAEVVEEKARLIYEDYISILSPREVSLDSRVREIVNRNMIEPTTHTFDEAQIQIYTLMHRDSYPRFLNSQKFKTLAQMQDNSNAGSKADSPT; from the exons ATGTCCTGCACCGTGTCAGAGCTGCCCAGCGGCTGTCGTTTGCGCGGCATGACTGCCAACTCGTCTTCAAAtaacggcaatggcaatggcgatAGTGCTGGCTCCGTTAGCGCTCTGAGCTCAACAGCTGGTGGGGGCGGAGGGGGAGGTGGAGTCGTTGGTGTTAGTGGCACAGGATCGGGCAACACAACGTTACCGGTTAGCGGTAGCGCCACATCGAATGTGTTGCAGGAATCAAATGCGCCTCTGCAGCGACCGCAATCACAGAAGCCATGCTGcttttgttggtgttgttgttgttcctgctcCTG GGCTAAGTG TCTTGCCATAAAGAACGCTGATGAAAATGCGCCCACCAAACGTGATCTCGTTAGCGCCGAATTCCTAGATGGCGATCA ACCCACATTAGAAGAAATACGTAGTTGGGGCAAAAGCTTTGACAAGCTAATGAAGAATTCAA ctggTCGCAAAGTATTTCGCGATTTTCTGCGTAGCGAATTCAGCGAGGAGAACATATTGTTTTGGCTTGCCTGCGAGGATCTGAAGAAGGAGAACAGTGCCGAAGTCGTGGAGGAGAAGGCGCGACTGATATACGAGGATTATATATCGATACTGTCGCCACGCGAAGTGTCGCTGGACTCACGAGTGCGCGAAATTGTTAATCGCAACATGATCGAGCCGACGACTCACACCTTCGACGAAGCTCAAATTCAGATCTACACGCTGATGCACAGAGACTCATATCCCAG ATTCCTAAACTCGCAAAAGTTCAAGACACTCGCTCAAATGCAAGACAATTCGAATGCCGGCTCCAAAGCGGATAGCCCCACTTAG
- the LOC132794405 gene encoding cap-specific mRNA (nucleoside-2'-O-)-methyltransferase 2, protein MRPKLSIRDELEQLFEKKFKYQKPVNGTAWTLPTEQELLFSEFYQYESLQNLKEQLNTVKSKLNNYGVQEWSTHTNRRDPSGEVSWRLKNETKAEFVTVAWCKLFECLHRFPVVTQPKLNSLHLCEAPGAFIASLNHYLHSQHKPDEIKWNWRSTTLNPYYEGNALNEMITDDRFIFHTLDNWLFHKDFTGNLLSLDNIDHMTQCCTQDFPDGVQLITADGSIDCSAQPDCQEEIVARLFFAEIVSALSILSQGGNFVIKMFTLFEACSVSVLYMLNCIFQHVHIYKPATSKRGNSEVYVICLNYQRETTGLSRLLEALREKLAQPNDAMIMPLFSKAQIPKDFLLQHEIGCRLYLKLQVDAIEGSIYAYESKDRQYLRHLHQLRGVVSAMYYNRYKVRPLAPELCIVKQQNMSESLGFTVPIYGGSYTEREVLRQGDLLKQIYCLRREFNQLEKCPTAKRSYSHVKTLGQQLQLQPNRGAPVQQLQSSLFASEPVLLLRLRICDTFDLDPLWQTAAKCRFYDIEGCLINTLNYAPLCVDDDSVIMFQQVQRRFFVKLLESLLALRPHKVVFDNCLILSHFAASLLLFLAEFCYQAMEIDNVITLNGILQAQEQLEQLQQLLLEDEQQEKEQHPLVLHSVLHLRQLQKNPFSNALILHNNSVLVACYRRMLGEDSFPRRMDVEQDLEMKETDTLSVN, encoded by the exons ATGCGTCCCAAACTAAGCATAAGAGATGAGCTTGAGCAGTTGTTTGAAAAGAAGTTCAAATACCAGAAACCGGTGAACGGAACAGCTTGGACGTTGCCGACGGAGCAGGAGCTGCTGTTCAGTGAATTCTATCAGTACGAATCTCTGCAGAATCTCAAGGAACAGCTGAACACCGTGAAGAGTAAGCTCAATAATTATGGCGTTCAGGAGtggagcacacacacaaatcgaCGTGATCCGTCTGGTGAGGTTTCGTGGCGTctcaaaaacgaaacgaaagcgGAGTTTGTTACC GTAGCTTGGTGCAAGCTCTTCGAGTGTCTGCATCGTTTCCCGGTGGTCACCCAACCGAAGTTAAATAGCTTGCATCTTTGTGAGGCGCCCGGTGCGTTTATTGCATCTCTCAATCATTACTTGCACTCACAGCACAAACCCGATGAG ATTAAATGGAACTGGCGGTCGACCACCTTGAATCCCTATTACGAAGGTAACGCTCTCAATGAGATGATAACCGATGACCGCTTCATCTTTCACACGCTCGACAATTGGCTTTTCCACAAGGATTTCACGGGCAATCTGCTGAGCTTGGACAACATTGATCACATGACGCAATGTTGCACACAAGACTTCCCTGACGGTGTACAACTAATTACTGCAGATGGTTCCATTGATTGCTCCGCCCAGCCCGACTGCCAGGAGGAGATTGTGGCGCGTCTATTCTTCGCCGAGATTGTTAGTGCACTCAGCATTCTCAGCCAAGGCGGCAACTTTGTGATCAAAATGTTTACACTTTTCGAGGCGTGCAGCGTATCCGTGCTCTACATGCTCAACTGCATCTTCCAGCACGTTCACATATACAAGCCAGCGACGTCCAAGCGCGGCAACTCCGAAGTCTATGTGATTTGCTTGAATTATCAGCGGGAAACAACTGGTCTGTCGCGTCTCCTGGAAGCGCTGCGCGAGAAGCTGGCACAGCCCAACGATGCCATGATTATGCCGTTGTTTAGCAAAGCCCAGATACCGAAAGACTTTCTGCTGCAGCACGAAATTGGTTGTCGTCTCTACCTCAAGCTGCAGGTGGATGCCATCGAAGGCAGCATCTATGCCTACGAATCCAAGGACCGTCAGTATTTGCGCCATTTGCATCAGCTACGTGGCGTTGTCTCTGCCATGTACTACAACCGTTATAAGGTGCGTCCTCTTGCCCCGGAGTTGTGCATTGTCAAGCAGCAGAATATGTCCGAATCGTTGGGCTTTACAGTGCCCATCTATGGCGGTTCCTACACAGAACGTGAGGTGCTGCGTCAAGGTGATCTACTCAAGCAAATATATTGCCTCCGCCGCGAATTCAATCAGCTGGAAAAGTGTCCCACGGCCAAGCGAAGCTACTCACACGTAAAAACCCTCGGTCAGCAGTTGCAACTACAACCGAATCGTGGTGCTCcagtgcagcagctgcagagcAGTCTGTTTGCCTCGGAGccggtgttgttgctgcgtttGCGCATATGCGACACCTTTGATCTGGATCCGTTGTGGCAAACGGCAGCCAAGTGTCGCTTCTACGATATCGAAGGCTGCCTAATAAACACATTGAACTACGCACCGTTGTGCGTTGATGATGACTCAGTCATAATGTTTCAGCAAGTTCAGCGGCGTTTTTTCGTTAAGCTGCTTGAGTCATTGCTGGCGTTGCGACCACACAAGGTTGTGTTCGATAATTGCCTAATCCTCAGTCATTTTGCGGCCTCGCTGCTTTTGTTCCTGGCCGAGTTTTGTTACCAAGCGATGGAAATCGATAATGTCATCACGTTGAACGGCATATTGCAAGCACAAGAGCAAttggagcaactgcagcagctgctgcttgaaGATGAACAACAGGAAAAGGAGCAACACCCGCTGGTGCTGCACAGTGTGCTTCATCTGCGGCAGCTGCAGAAGAATCCGTTTAGCAATGCTCTTATTttgcacaacaacagcgtACTTGTTGCCTGCTATCGTCGCATGCTGGGCGAGGATTCGTTTCCACGACGCATGGACGTGGAGCAGGATCTTGAGATGAAAGAGACTGATACATTGagtgttaattaa
- the LOC132794408 gene encoding ubiquitin-conjugating enzyme E2-18 kDa: MTAPRRLRKELVDLQESSLKSFRDIKADDDNLLRWTGLIVPDNPPYNKGAFRIEINFPAEYPFKPPKISFKTKIYHPNIDEKGQVCLPIISTENWKPATRTDQVVQALIALINDPEPEHPLRAELAEEFLKDKKKFVKNAEDYTRKHSEKRPAD, encoded by the coding sequence atgactGCACCGCGACGTCTGCGCAAGGAGCTTGTGGATTTGCAGGAAAGTAGCTTAAAATCGTTTCGTGACATCAAGGCCGACGATGATAATCTGCTACGCTGGACGGGCTTGATTGTGCCCGACAATCCACCATACAACAAGGGAGCGTTCCGCATCGAAATCAACTTTCCGGCCGAATATCCCTTTAAGCCACCAAAGATTAGtttcaaaacgaaaatctATCATCCCAACATCGATGAGAAAGGTCAGGTGTGTTTGCCCATCATTAGCACCGAAAACTGGAAGCCGGCAACTCGCACCGATCAAGTGGTTCAAGCACTGATAGCCCTCATCAACGATCCGGAGCCAGAGCATCCGCTGCGCGCTGAATTGGCCGAGGAGTTTCTCAAGGATAAGAAGAAGTTTGTGAAGAATGCCGAGGATTACACCAGGAAACACAGCGAAAAGCGTCCAGCCGATTAG
- the LOC132789106 gene encoding anaphase-promoting complex subunit 13, producing MDSQAPIDDLLLDIVDNAWRMEVLPFDQILVPIEKLPDPEADGGDSHLTLSEQEQKWTDLALGSLAPDAALIDQLNITAI from the exons ATGGACAGCCAA GCACCAATTGATGATCTATTATTGGACATTGTGGACAATGCTTGGCGCATGGAAGTGTTGCCATTTGATCAGATACTAGTGCCCATTGAAAAGTTACCCGATCCCGAAGCGGATGGTGGTGATTCACACCTTACTTTGAGCGAACAG GAACAAAAGTGGACGGATTTGGCATTGGGCTCATTGGCACCGGACGCTGCTTTAATCGATCAACTCAACATCACAGCTATCTAA
- the LOC132794406 gene encoding regulator of G-protein signaling 20 isoform X2 — protein sequence MKFKNFNCLAIKNADENAPTKRDLVSAEFLDGDQPTLEEIRSWGKSFDKLMKNSTGRKVFRDFLRSEFSEENILFWLACEDLKKENSAEVVEEKARLIYEDYISILSPREVSLDSRVREIVNRNMIEPTTHTFDEAQIQIYTLMHRDSYPRFLNSQKFKTLAQMQDNSNAGSKADSPT from the exons atgaaatttaaaaattttaattg TCTTGCCATAAAGAACGCTGATGAAAATGCGCCCACCAAACGTGATCTCGTTAGCGCCGAATTCCTAGATGGCGATCA ACCCACATTAGAAGAAATACGTAGTTGGGGCAAAAGCTTTGACAAGCTAATGAAGAATTCAA ctggTCGCAAAGTATTTCGCGATTTTCTGCGTAGCGAATTCAGCGAGGAGAACATATTGTTTTGGCTTGCCTGCGAGGATCTGAAGAAGGAGAACAGTGCCGAAGTCGTGGAGGAGAAGGCGCGACTGATATACGAGGATTATATATCGATACTGTCGCCACGCGAAGTGTCGCTGGACTCACGAGTGCGCGAAATTGTTAATCGCAACATGATCGAGCCGACGACTCACACCTTCGACGAAGCTCAAATTCAGATCTACACGCTGATGCACAGAGACTCATATCCCAG ATTCCTAAACTCGCAAAAGTTCAAGACACTCGCTCAAATGCAAGACAATTCGAATGCCGGCTCCAAAGCGGATAGCCCCACTTAG